A DNA window from Capnocytophaga sp. ARDL2 contains the following coding sequences:
- the rimM gene encoding ribosome maturation factor RimM (Essential for efficient processing of 16S rRNA), whose amino-acid sequence MRKKDCFYLGKIAKKFSFKGEVLVYLDTDEPESYTELESMFVEINGHLVPFFVEKSCIHKERFLRVLFEDIASEEDADELIGREVYLPLNMLPKLEGNKFYYHEVVGFKAIDQEKGAFGTIEKISDNGVQALFEISYNEATILVPLIDEFIVKVDRENQEILFNTPPGLIDLYL is encoded by the coding sequence ATGCGTAAAAAAGACTGTTTTTATTTAGGAAAAATTGCTAAGAAATTTAGTTTCAAAGGCGAAGTTCTTGTCTATTTAGATACAGATGAGCCGGAATCTTATACAGAATTGGAATCAATGTTCGTTGAAATCAATGGGCATTTGGTTCCTTTTTTTGTTGAAAAATCTTGCATCCACAAAGAGCGTTTCTTACGTGTGCTTTTTGAAGATATTGCCTCTGAAGAAGACGCAGACGAACTCATAGGACGCGAAGTATATCTTCCGCTAAATATGCTTCCAAAATTGGAAGGAAATAAATTTTACTACCACGAAGTAGTTGGTTTCAAAGCAATTGACCAAGAAAAAGGTGCGTTTGGAACCATCGAAAAAATTTCTGACAACGGTGTACAAGCCTTGTTTGAAATATCTTATAACGAGGCGACTATCCTCGTACCTCTTATCGACGAATTTATCGTAAAAGTAGATCGTGAAAATCAAGAAATTTTATTCAATACCCCACCTGGATTGATTGATTTGTATTTGTGA
- a CDS encoding Spi family protease inhibitor, protein MEDVQTIENNNGTPIMYAINLANNNGFVVLSASIVEKPILAYNQQGRFDFANWNEVNGGSSNPSINYIYNQHMINNINPK, encoded by the coding sequence ATAGAAGATGTACAAACCATTGAAAACAACAATGGCACTCCGATTATGTATGCTATAAATTTAGCAAATAACAATGGTTTTGTAGTCTTGTCTGCTTCAATTGTTGAAAAACCCATTTTGGCATATAATCAACAAGGAAGATTTGATTTTGCAAACTGGAATGAGGTAAATGGTGGTTCTTCAAACCCATCAATAAATTATATTTACAATCAACACATGATTAATAACATAAATCCAAAATAA
- a CDS encoding 30S ribosomal protein S16 encodes MSVKIRLQRHGKKGKPFYWVVAADARAKRDGKFLEKLGTYNPNTNPATIDLNVDAAAKWLFQGAQPTDTARAILSYKGALLKHHLNGGVRKGALTQEQADAKFAAWLEEKQNKINAKASGLADNKAAAKAKALEAEKEVNAKRIAAAQQAKAAAEEATAEENTPEVEENTEETEA; translated from the coding sequence ATGTCTGTAAAAATTAGATTACAAAGACACGGTAAAAAAGGAAAGCCTTTTTACTGGGTAGTAGCGGCAGATGCTCGCGCAAAAAGAGATGGTAAATTTTTGGAAAAATTGGGAACTTACAACCCAAACACAAACCCTGCAACTATCGACTTGAATGTTGATGCTGCTGCAAAATGGTTATTCCAAGGAGCTCAACCGACAGATACAGCTCGTGCGATCTTGTCTTACAAAGGTGCTTTGTTGAAACATCACTTAAACGGAGGTGTACGTAAAGGTGCTTTGACTCAAGAGCAAGCTGATGCAAAATTTGCTGCTTGGTTGGAAGAAAAACAAAACAAAATCAACGCAAAAGCGTCTGGATTGGCTGACAACAAAGCAGCTGCAAAAGCAAAAGCTTTAGAGGCTGAAAAAGAAGTAAACGCTAAGCGTATCGCTGCGGCTCAACAAGCAAAAGCTGCTGCGGAAGAGGCTACTGCTGAAGAAAATACTCCAGAAGTAGAAGAAAACACTGAAGAAACTGAAGCTTAA